In Candida albicans SC5314 chromosome 4, complete sequence, the genomic window ATCCAAGACAACTTTATGTCTTTCCTCAAATAGCTCGAATTCAATAATCAGCAATCCTGAACTAGCTCAGATATATAATTTCACCAAcccaaatatttcaattgaagatgGAGAAACCAATTTGGATCATATAAACAGTTCCTTTTTGGATATTCATAAGAAAATGCTTGTGCCAGCAGATCTGTTTATTCAGAATAAGCTAAACAAGTACCACCAAACCGAAGTAGGGTTGGGCATATACGAAAGTGAATTAGATCATGACAAAGATAGTAAGATATATTCCAACCTTTATCATTACTTGAAACCACTATTTACCccatctttttcaatatccGACTCTGGTCAAAAGGGTAGGATGCGTCCAATATTGGGTGCTAgtgttgaagaaattgcaAATTTCGTAAAGGAGAGTTTTTGTTTACACCAGCACAACCACGATAAAAGTTTTAGACTGAAGACAAGATCCAGTGTATCAAGCTTGGGTCGTGAAAAGGTAGAGGATTTTGATTACCGTCAGTTATCgaatttgtttgaaaaattgatggCCTTATTGAGTCATAACTTGCAAACTGCCGATTCATCGGAAGTATCTTTACAAGCTTTGATATTGAACGCATGGAAATATTATAATGCTTATGTTAGGTTTTATTTGCTAAGTATATTTCAACCATTGCAACTTCACTTGAATGAGTTATCTATGAGAGGTCCTAATGGAAGCACAGTTACTAGAATAGATGACCTTCTACTTGTTTCTTTTCGAAAAGTTTTTATTACTGAACAGGGAATTGGAAGTGGGGATAGAGAGACATCTCAATTTTTGGGGAATGCTGAAAGTGAAGATCTTACAGGAAATGGATTGTTGACTTCTACTTTGGCCGTGTTGTCGAGTATATCATAGGAGGGACTGTTGCATACAGAAGACACTATacaataaaatcattatgTTTTTGCTAAACAAACATTATTGAGTATTCCAGTTGTCAAATAATAGGTGTGAGACACAATAGCAATCTCAAGAGTATTACATTACCACCACAagcatttgaaaatatgtACAGACAATAATAAGCATGTCTTTTGTTTGTGGTAAATTTGGCATTATTGTATAACAAGAGgtaattattcattttctgTTTTGCCACTACAGTTTCCTCTAACGATGTTTGGTTGCTTGAAATGGTTACAGGCACCTATAGCCTATTCAAGCTAAATTGTGTTATCCTTACTACTTAGCTATTCCatactaaaaaaatatgtGTATTTACGCTTGCCTGATATGTGCATCTCATATATGTGGGTGATATGAAATTCATTGACGctttattaataatgtaTGCACCACCAACcataattattattcttgGAACCAGGTTGGTTCAACAGCTGGTCAAGAATGTACAAGGCGGGATTATTTCTACTTAGCCGACGTTGCTCTAATGTAACTCAATTACTAAACATTTGTCTTATTCCtcaccactactactattgaCTTTAAATACTATGGGATCTATTCATTTTGCTTTATGTGCCTTTTAAATAAGAAGAACATTATAATCTGCTTCTATTACTGTTGTAATGAATACAAATAGGCTTGTTAATTGTGTTTTACCTTAGTTAAAATACGGCGcttaaatttatttgtgAAGTTACACAGACAAGTTTTGCAACCAACTTCAGTTAGTTCCACtcaataattctttatatttgtgacaaaatttacaaaactATTTAAACTCTTGTTGGCgcccaaattttttttgcaactttataccactttttttttcttctttttctaattcacAATCAACTTTCAAAATCcatttcattcattaaGGAACCAGGAATCTCATCTCTCCTATGGAAGCTTGTTGGAGCATCATTATGCgattaaaaaaacaaatcaaaaatataaaaacataaataatagattaaaaaatacaaaaaaagacgcataaaatatttattgttataTAAGATTAGTCTCCTCAAGCGGttaacaaaatcatcatcatcggGTAACAGAATGGATAACCTAGGCGCTACTCACTACTATTGTTTGGAATATTATTGGAGCATCATTATGAGgaaaagaaaccaaataaataatcaaaaaatgaaaataaaaattataaaaaaataaaaaaagactcataataaagttgttgttataaATTATAAGACTCCTAAAGCGgttttccaaatcaatGTCCATTCAGAAAGTAGATGAATAACCAAGGCTCTTTCCATTGTCACTTGAATTTTATATTGGAGCACAATATGCAGTTaaaaaacacaaacacaaatataaaaaataaaataaaatgaaaaaatacaaataaaaaaacgCATAGTATAACTAATGGTATATCAGATAAGTCTCCTcatgttgattttgaaaaccaaTTCCATAAACTGATTCTCTTAACTTGCCTGGAACCTATTGTTTGAATACTTGTTGGAGCACAttatgcaaaaaaaatacaatcaagaatgaaaaaatataattaaatgaaaaaatagaaaaagaaaatgcaTAATAGATTTGTTATATTATAAGACTCCAGAAGTAGATTTAGAAATTGATGTCACTGTTGTCATAAATCCACATTACGAAGAAGGTGttaaacaaatgaaaacgAATTAACCAAACTAGTATCCAATTACATATAAAGCTGTCCaattaatatcaaatagAAACCATCTTACGAATTAAAGTCCTATGCTGCTGCTATCACAATTTAAAgattcaacaaataatcaatgtttttctgaagtattatttaataatttataaaagaagttatattatcaaactgtcaaatgaaaacaaataaaaaagatgcAAAAAcgcaaaacaaaataaagaatatgcaaaaatgcaaaagaaatttaaaaaagacaaaacaatataaaacaaattataaacaaatacaatacaagatattaaaaatagaaaaaagatcaaaaacgatcaaaaagaaataaaaaagtaatAATCAAGTTGCTGCTGTATCATATTGGTTTTCAAAAGCTGATTGTACAACCTTATTTGCTGTTCTAAAATGGTATATATTACTTGTATACTTGGTGTAGGAGAGGATATTCTGGGGGATAGGAGATACGATGTTATGGATGGTGCTATTGGGAGGAAGGAGTAGGTCCGAGGAAGATGTAGTTGGAGATCCACGGATTCGAAACTCTTCTCATAGTGCAGCGCATCTCTCCTAAGCAGGGTGCTAGGTGCAAAGTGGGGGTACGAGAGCCACCGCTGGGACGGTTTATCCGATCCTGGGATACGGTTGTGCCGGTTGCCAACGCTTGTACCATTCTCTAGTACCAACTTACATCCTGGGGACTGGTCTACTGCCACCCTTGGCCAGAAAATCTGGGCTGGCGGGAACAAGGGCTGGGGCTGAGATCAAGCTTGGGCCAGAGCCAGAGCCAGAGCCAGAGCCAGGGTCAGGGCCAGGGTCAATGGCTGACGTCCCTAAGCTCAAGGGAAATGGCCAATCCCAGAGCAGGGTCTAAAGCCAAAGCCCACAGTATGGCTATYCAGGTAACAAAACCGGTAGCCGGGGCTAGTACTCTGGCCCACTCTACAAGAGGCTCAAGGGTGTTGGGTAGCAGTCAATTGTAATGGCTGTGCCCAGGTTCACCACTGGCAACATGATTGGTCCTAGTGCCTAGCCCAGCTTTGAGGCCAATACAACTTCTGGCTAACCARCCAGAGTTTATGGCAGGCCAGCTTTCAATTTGGTCCCAAAACTGGTTGAATTGTCACTGCCAGTGAGAATCCTAAGCCAAAGTCAGGGTTGGTAAAAGGAGCAAGGTCCACATTGTTTCCAAAGCCAACTCAGCTGTTTTGCTGTGTTTGGGAACTGGACTTTTTCCAATATACCCAGCTAGAGACAGGTTAATTTACATTCAGTAACACTCGGGTTAGTCCTTTTTGGAGTGCAAAACATCAAGTGAATGGAAGAAGGAGGTACACAATGGACCATTATATAACTATTTAGACATGGTAGGAAATACAACAAGTCAGGATAAAAGGAACTTCATCAAACTTGAAATCCATATCCAAGAAAAGAGTAAAAAGAGTATATAACAACGTATTCCCATACTATACCATATCAAAATAGAGAATAAATAGTTATGGATAAACATTGGATCATTTCAGAGGGATCTGCAACAGGGTGCACATATGATTACTGATTCTTGTCTGGAAGGGGAAGAATTGTTCAACAATGATACTCTTCCCACAAgtataatcaataatttagaTTTAGTACAAACTAGTTGGTAATACCAACTTCAATTTGTATTTCCATAGTTGTACCTTTGAACTTCCCAGTAACATATGGAGGTATTGGCACAAATTGGATtctctttattttttccaGTTACTATGAGGAATTGCTATATAATATAAGATTGAAATATTCTCCTGTAACGGAGTTGTGTTAAGAATCTTaagcttttttttctttctttttttccgTTGCACCTcctgctgctgttgctgctgttgactcattttcttcttctttaattttaattttaatttttcaatttaataatcaataagAAGTTGAGATCACAAtttaaacatttttttttcttattttaaATTCCTTtacttctttttccttttttttattatagaatattcaacaattatcTAGTTGTCCATCCCTTTCAGTTGTCCTCGAGAACAACTCCTGTAActattattactactactactttcACCCTCGTGGTTCCTTAGATCgagatatatatatatatccaTATTTATAACTagaatttatttttttataattatacTTTTTACATTCCTACAACTAATCTTTcataaaattatttatcaatGTCACAATCCCCAACTAACGTTCCAAGATCCTATAATTCAGTTTTAGACCTTAAACTCGCCTCACCGACAAATTCTGCTTCTGGTGCCACTGGTGGTTGGATTGTCCAAAAATTTGGTGGTACTTCAGTAGGTAAATTCCCCGAGAATATCGTTGATAACATTGTCAAAGTATATTCTCAAACCAATCGTGTTGCTGTTGTATGTTCTGCTAGATCTTCACAAACGAAAAGTGAAGGTACCACTAGTAGATTATTACGCAGTGCTGATTTGGCAGAAAACGATAAGGATTATCAACCACTTTTAAATGCCATTGAAGAAGATCATGTTACCAATGCAGAACGTATTCAACTGgaagaaattaaacaagAGTTGATTAAAGATactaaacaagaaattgaacaCGTTAGAGAATTATTACATGCATGTCAAATCATTGGTGAAATTAGTCCTCGTTCATTGGATTCAATTATGGCCGTTGGAGAAAAATTGTCTTGTTTGTTCATGACTGCCTTGATGAAAGACCATGGATTGAATGCtgtatatataaatttacAAGATGTCATTCCTTTAAGTTATGATTTCCAAAAAGGGTTTGATGATtcattttatcaattcttATCCCAAGAAATTGGTAAAAGGGTTTTACAATGTGataaagaaagagaaggagaagaagatgTTATTCCAGTTTTAACTGGTTATTTTGGTGTTGTACCTGGTGGACTATTAAATGGTGTTGGTAGAGGTTATACCGATTTATGTGCTGCTTTAGCTGCTGTTGCCTTACAAGCCGATGAATTACAAATTTGGAAAGAAGTTGATGGTATTTTCACTGCTGATCCTCGTAAAGTCCCTAATGCAAGATTATTAGATAGTGTTACCCCAGAAGAAGCTGCTGAATTGACATATTATGGTTCTGAAGTCATTCACCCATTTACTATGGAACAAGTCATTAGAGCCAAAATTCCTATCAGAATAAAAAATGTGGAAAACCCAACTGGTAAGGGAACAATTATATACCCTGATAATATTGGTAGAAGAGGTGAAGCCACTCCACCTCATCCTCCAGCTGcatttgaacaattggCCATGAGTAGTTTATTACAAAGAAAACGTTCAGCCACTGCCATCACTGCTAAACAAGACATTGTGGTTATAAATATCCAttccaacaaaaaaacattaTCACATGGATTTTTAGCTCATGTTTTCACTACATTGGATAAATATAAACTTGTGGTTGATTTAATCTCAACTTCAGAAGTTCATGTATCAATGGCATTACTGATACAACTGGATCAAGAATCACAATTGAAACATGCATTAGTTGATTTACGTAAAATGGGTACTGTTGATGTTACTAAGAAAATGACCATTGTTTCTTTAGTAGGTAAACAAATGGTGAATTTCATTGGTATTGCTGGTAATATGTTTAAAGTGCTAGctgatgaaaaaatcaatattgaaATGATATCTCAAGGAGctaatgaaatcaatatttctgctgttattaatgaaaaagataCCATTAGAGCATTAAAATCCATTCATgctaaattattagaaggTGGTTCAGCAATTGGCGATTCCCTGGCTGTGGATACACGTTTGGAAGCATTAAAACTACTGTAGATagacaaaattattatgtAAATTATAGACAAAACATtaaatactaataataatcaacatGCTAACAAGCATAAATACAActataaaataataaagttaAAAGAAACACGAAAAACAAATACCAAAAAATCCcttatttttcttgttttcgAACCATAAACGAAGattgaaaagaatataTCTTAATTTATTAGGTTGAGTTTGATTGGGTTGGGTTGGGTTTGCCTTAAATGTCAAAATCACCGGATTCTCTGCCACTAGTAGCACTACCACTCAATTTATGTtgttcatcaattaattcttcaaaatctttAACCATACCATCCAATAATTCAGTAGCCAATTTATGATAAGCCAATTGAGCTTTAATTAATTCCAAGAATTCTTCCAAAGGTTTAGCATTTTCTAAAACATTTTGCATAATATTAATTGCATCTTCCACAGTATTGGcaaattcatcttcagcATTTTCCATATCAACTCTTAATTTTGGTTCCTTTTGAGGATTTGTACAACTGGCCAAATTACTTCTAGTTAAATcataatcaattcttttatcttcaacttttttttgaatattatttgattgacTAATTAATGAACGTAATGTTGTCAATAAAggtttattgaatttagatttaatcaattgatcttGACCTAATCTCGCATTGGcaattttgtttaaatttgaagaatataAATCTAATCCTTTAATTAATGGATCTTGAGATTTATCACTAGTCAAAATTGATGCATCAGTGGCTCTACTTAATGCATGATATAAAGTCTTAGGTGCTTTGAATTCACCAGTATTAGGATTGATCAATGCTGCTTGAGCTTcagcagtagtagtagctTTGGCTACATTGGAAACTCTAGTAGTGATGTTCTTACCAAATTCTGTAAAACTTTCTTGAACATTGGTTGGATAATCATAactttcattttcataattagtagtgattttcaaaacatTCTTGTataattgttcaatattGTTACATTTATTTGCTAATTCTATGTATTCAGATGGTAATTGACTGATATCATCTTGTTTGATGTTCCccattttttcttgaactAATCTTGAAGTTCTTTGAGCTAATGGAACAACCTCCTTATTGAATTCAGTAGAGATTTTATCACCAAAAGATTTTAAATCTTTTGTAAAATTGgagaaattgaatgacATTGGAGGAGAGGGGATTGATTAATAGGTATAGATTAGTTTGGTTGTGGTAAGTGATAGGTGTTAACGTCAATAAACTGTtggttgataatgaaaccagaaccaaatccaaaaaaaaaaaaactttaaattaaaatctctctctctctctgtTTCTCACTCACtcaatttttttcgttcttctcctttttcttttctgttTGGTTGATCCACACGCACACACAATTCTTACTGTTCTAATATCCTTATCAATGGTATCAAAACAATCTATATACTACCATTCATAAATCCTGAATAGCTGTTATCTGAGTTCAATTAAGTAGAAGTTAGATAAGCTTTGCAGGGATTGCCATTTAGCATTTCATATCCTTTTGTTTATCATACATctattcaaatatttaaatctaattatttttttgtatcGGATGGGAACCCCCTTAGGCTAGCTTTTTAAAACTCTAACCCATTACTAAAGAATTCATAAACTGCATCAGTCAATCTTTTACCACTTTCAagaatttcttcatcattattagcAAGAGCATAACATAATCTAAAGAAATTGCTTCTATCTTTACTAAACTCTAAATCAACCGTCATATTATATCCTGGAACAACCAAAATTCCataagaaatcaatttccataataataatttcattttttgtaaaacatcaacatcttttggcaaattaattttaaaagtaACAAACATACCAGCTTTAGGGTCAATAACATCAACATAACCTTTTTTATAAGCTTGtgattcaaaaattgaatataataaCAAATCTTTTCTGTAAGAATAATTCAATctcatttttaaaatccATTCTAGCCATCCATCAACACCTTTAAAGTTTTCTTGAATAACATTATTAACAATAGTTTGTGTTAAACCCAGAGCACCTCGATTAACAACGTCACTATAATTCTTAACTGCGTCAATGACTTCTTTATGACCAACAATAAATCCTAATCTCAAACCTGGAGCAAATAATTTGGAAAAGGTCTCAACTCTAAGAACTCTACCAGTAGTGTCCAATTCAAGGTAAGATGGAGTcaaatgatttttcaaataatcgTCAATTTCAAGATcgtttttcaattcattattgccactaccactaccacctATATTAGgtttttcatattttggTAATGTCAAATAACCATAAGGatcatcttcaataatGGCAAAATCATATTTGACAGCCAAATCataaattttctttctaaaTTCTAAAGATTGAGTAAATCCAGTTGGATTTTGTCCTGTGGCAATAGTATATAATGCCTTTGGTTTAGGTAAGTTTGGATAATGTTTCTCCCAATTCtccaataaatcaacaaattgagtcaaatcaattccatcagaatcattatcaaaattgattttcacTGGAACAGCTTTAGCACCAGCATTATCCAGAAATCTTAAAAATGGACTAAATGTAAATTCCTCAACTAAGATAACATCACCATCATCTAAAAATACATCAGCAGCTTTATTTAATCCATCACTGGCACCAGTAGTAATGAAAACATTCCAATCGTCATAATTTGGTTTATGTGTACGAATGATGAAATCTCTTGCAAATTGTAATAATGGTGCATGACCTTCAACAGCAGCATATTGTAATCCTCTAgccaaatcaattaattttggaTCAGTAGTATGTCTGCTGATATGAACAGTTGACTGTGGTGTGTGTATACTGGAAGGCGGAGTTTTGGTTTGATGACCGTTCTCGGAACCattcaaagaagaagaaggaggTTCTTCTTCTGCAGTAGACGAAGTAGTAGAAGGTGTGGTAATTTTTTGGAATGGGTAATCAACTAAATTGACATCTATGGAATCAATTGGGAAAAACCCGTGATTCGGCATACCATAAGACAATGCCAACGGTTTTTCATGAGGCTTGAAATTTGCCGGAGGCTTATCAGATGGAGCATTTGTAAAATGTACCGAAGTTCTTCCAGCAGCTCGCTTAGAAATTAAATGAGTAGGATCAGACATATCCTTGGTGTAACAAAGTTTCCTAAGTAAAGTGAAAAGTgtgaaaaaagaagaagaagaagaagaaaatgacGATATaattgagaaaaaaaagagaaaaccGATATTTTAAATAGACGAAACTATTTATAGTTCCCATTGTTGATTACTAATGATATAAGTTTTCGTATCGGAGACGCCACATAGTTTTATTATCAGTTTGTTTATGCTTTACGCTTTATGGTTTATCGTTAATTTATGCGCAATATTAATCCACAACGGAAAAATGTTTTGACTCCACAACCACAAAAGTTATTCCTCAACTCGGACATTATCTTTTTATTCTATATACATTTAACCTTCTCTtacatcttttttttttttttttcacaataAGATATTacaattgtttcttttttgtttgttataTACCCATATCTGCATCATCTATATTGTTATaaccattaccattaccaccaccatcttCTAGATCatcctcatcatcatcatctaaaTAGGTTATCTCTTTACAAGCTTTGTATTCATCTATTATCGATTTGACACTTTCACGAGATTCATTAAACATCTCCATTacttcattttcttcttccacACTACTATAATATCTATTAAGATAagcttttcttttaattaataaatcaaattgttttagAATTTTCGTGAAAACATCTATCATTGAAGTATTGTTTGTTACTTGAATTCCTTCCAAATTAGTATTCTTCAAATACGGAGATTTTTTCCCATGAACAACTAATACGGATCGAGCTACCCAGGGCACAAATGAGATTCTTTGTTGTGATTTCAATATCCCCTTACGGATCTCACGTTGATCTAAATTGTATCCAATAAGATAATTTAACATACTAATGTAGGAAGTATCACCGCCAACACGATTAGTTTTATATCGATCATTCGACAATTCCAATAACATATCGTATTCGTTCAAATAGTTGTGTTTTTGAGTACTGAACGGAGCTATTGAACTTGTcaagaatttcaaatctGGGGTCGgtattaaatttgaaacaatcGATTCCATTGAACTATACATATACCCAGGAAATCTTAAAGGGTTTGACACCGATGCAGAAACTAAggcaatcaatttatttgcTCCTAAAAACAAGTCATTATCGTCATGTTGGATAttgctattgttgttaaataatatattttcaattctattCAATGAATCATTATGGAAGACAAAAGTTGCATCACTATAGTCAATTAATCGTTTCAATGTTAAAATAGTATTATAAGGTTGTACAACAACATCTGATGTATCTTCATTTGATGggaatattgaaaatgtatttaataatttcttatGACCATATCTATCACTTATCACTTCTAACATTTTTGACCCCACTCCAGACCCTGTGCCCCCGGCAACACTATGAaataattggaaatttgataaattatcacATTTATCGACTTCTcgatcaattaaattaagtaaagtttcttcttcctctgTACCATATTTATATCCATTTATCCAATTATTTGCAGCACCATTCCCCTGATTACTCAAATGAACATTACGAGGATTAAACATGGGTAAAGCAGATGTACTTTTTGCAATGACTGATGGTTCCATATCTATCAAAATAGATCTTGGGGTATATGTATTAGAATCTGAAAGAGTGAAAAAAAGTTCTGGATGATCATTACGATATTTCCCATTGGGTTTGGTTTGTTGTGGATACAGTTGAGGTGATGACCCGGAATTGTTAAGTTCTTGTAGTTGTAAATCATTGATGTCCTTAGGATAGGGTGTTGATGATCCATCAGATTGTATGCCGTGCTCTGTTGCCAATTGTTGCCAGTATTGTAATCCTACTTGATTACCACATTGACCCACTTGTAATGTAATTGTCTCACTAAATTAGGAAAGATGTTAGTATTAGGAATATATTCAAACAAGTAACAAAAATCTCTTGTTTATAGTGTTGCTACTTACCCAGGcatattgttgatgattgtAAGTTGTTTACGCGTATATTGATTAGTGCTTTGTTTACACTttggtgataattttttttgacattTTTTAGCGAAGTGAGAGCTTTTTTCTCCAAATTTTATCACGTGACTGATACTTGAAATCGGTTTAATCATATTACGAAACTAACAGAAGCCCATCAACAAACACTATAAATCCAACCAATTTCGTATATGTTATTTACGGAAAAATAAGCAAAATAGTATATTTAACAGATAGGTTGTTTTTTATTCTACTAAAAGTATAAATGATATAAAACTATAATAAACTAAAATgtgaagaaaataaaaaagtaaaaaaaggggggggggaagggttttcaaacaaataatgattAAAGTATTAAGGAGGGAAAAAACTGGTCGATATTCTTTCTAATGTCTAGCCTGTGAATCACCATGAAATATAACTTATTCGGGgaaaaagataataaaccaacaactaattataatttaaacaagatgatgaattaaatcaaatttatttccAACAATATGGTAGCATCATGATGTTAAAAACAATCTGTCCAGCAGTAACTTGTTAAgtaaagaaataaattagtgtatatatatatccGAATAAATGGTTGatattgtaataataaaatgaaaaataatgagTATGAGAATTGACCataaaccaaatcaatttgtcataagaataaaaaataaaccagTTTTCCCTCTTCctttaatcaaaaaaaaggggtaatcaatttaattacTTCCCCTTGTCTTTTACcgaaacaataataataataataataataaaatagaatcaatttgaaaatgatagAACCAAcgatgaaaaataaaaaaaaatgaaaagtaAAAGTAAAAGTAAAATAAAACCAATAATTAACTGAACTCACATCCTCTTAAAAACGGAAAAAAGTtatgaatttttaattaatatagTCAGCTTAGTAGtttcttctcttcttctttttacaGGTAACTGGACCACTTGTACCAGTAGCTGTTGGGATTGAAACGGTAGCAGTACCAGTTGGAGTAGTCTTCAAAGATGAAGTTGGAGTAGCATTTTGACATTTACCAAATGCAGCAGCCAAAGCAGTAACAATGACAGATTTCAAAGTGCCAAAGTTTAAGAAAGCTTGGAAAAGGGATGGAATCAAACCAGAATCAGCCAAGGCATCAATAAGTTGACCAAGAGTGATGGctttttcatcaatcaattctttaatcAAGTCACCACCCCATTTGTAAAATTGATCATCAATAACCAAAGCTTCGACAACTTGATTGGCTAAACCAGAAGATTTCAATGATTCCATTAAAGAAGTAAGAACATCTTGACCATCTCTAGCGTAAATTGGTTCTGGAGCACTTTCAACCATAATTTCTCTCTTGGCAGAAGCCATTTTACTGGACACTGTGTTGGCATTAAGACCTAAAGCATTACCAATGAGGTTTGGCAAACTGGTAAGTTTATCTAAAATGGCTTTATAAATGTAAGCGTAGAATGCACAATCGTTAATCAAATCCTTAATAAGATCAACGGCTAAACCAGAATCattcaatgatttcaaCAAGGTAGTCAAGTTAATGGTACCATTCTTAATAGCACCAACAATGACATCTACGGAAATTTTGGACAATGTTGGATCAGTAATGagatatttaataataccTGGAGACAAATTGGTGTTTTTAATGGCAGTCAAGACATCAGTgacaatttgattttctcttttaatgatttcttcTTGGGACATAAGATCTCTCTTAGCATTGTAGTGTTGTAAGTTTGCTAAGGCACTGTTGACAAGATTTGATTCTCTAACAGTCAATTGAGTGACTTT contains:
- the ARO9 gene encoding aromatic-amino-acid:2-oxoglutarate transaminase (Aromatic transaminase; Ehrlich fusel oil pathway of aromatic alcohol biosynthesis; Rim101-dependent pH-regulation (alkaline induced); Hap43-induced gene), giving the protein MSDPTHLISKRAAGRTSVHFTNAPSDKPPANFKPHEKPLALSYGMPNHGFFPIDSIDVNLVDYPFQKITTPSTTSSTAEEEPPSSSLNGSENGHQTKTPPSSIHTPQSTVHISRHTTDPKLIDLARGLQYAAVEGHAPLLQFARDFIIRTHKPNYDDWNVFITTGASDGLNKAADVFLDDGDVILVEEFTFSPFLRFSDNAGAKAVPVKINFDNDSDGIDLTQFVDLLENWEKHYPNLPKPKALYTIATGQNPTGFTQSLEFRKKIYDLAVKYDFAIIEDDPYGYLTLPKYEKPNIGGSGSGNNELKNDLEIDDYLKNHLTPSYLELDTTGRVLRVETFSKLFAPGLRLGFIVGHKEVIDAVKNYSDVVNRGASGLTQTIVNNVIQENFKGVDGWLEWILKMRLNYSYRKDLLLYSIFESQAYKKGYVDVIDPKAGMFVTFKINLPKDVDVLQKMKLLLWKLISYGILVVPGYNMTVDLEFSKDRSNFFRLCYALANNDEEILESGKRLTDAVYEFFSNGLEF
- the TUB4 gene encoding gamma-tubulin (Putative gamma-tubulin; induced upon adherence to polystyrene; transcript regulated by Nrg1 and Mig1; periodic mRNA expression, peak at cell-cycle S/G2 phase), yielding MPGETITLQVGQCGNQVGLQYWQQLATEHGIQSDGSSTPYPKDINDLQLQELNNSGSSPQSYPQQTKPNGKYRNDHPELFFTLSDSNTYTPRSILIDMEPSVIAKSTSALPMFNPRNVHLSNQGNGAANNWINGYKYGTEEEETLLNLIDREVDKCDNLSNFQLFHSVAGGTGSGVGSKMLEVISDRYGHKKLLNTFSIFPSNEDTSDVVVQPYNTILTLKRLIDYSDATFVFHNDSLNRIENILFNNNSNIQHDDNDLFLGANKLIALVSASVSNPLRFPGYMYSSMESIVSNLIPTPDLKFLTSSIAPFSTQKHNYLNEYDMLLELSNDRYKTNRVGGDTSYISMLNYLIGYNLDQREIRKGILKSQQRISFVPWVARSVLVVHGKKSPYLKNTNLEGIQVTNNTSMIDVFTKILKQFDLLIKRKAYLNRYYSSVEEENEVMEMFNESRESVKSIIDEYKACKEITYLDDDDEDDLEDGGGNGNGYNNIDDADMGI
- a CDS encoding uncharacterized protein (Secreted protein; exogenously expressed protein is a substrate for Kex2 processing in vitro; fluconazole-regulated; Spider biofilm induced); this encodes MKLDFATATLVLAAISSVAAAPAADAQVKVTQLTVRESNLVNSALANLQHYNAKRDLMSQEEIIKRENQIVTDVLTAIKNTNLSPGIIKYLITDPTLSKISVDVIVGAIKNGTINLTTLLKSLNDSGLAVDLIKDLINDCAFYAYIYKAILDKLTSLPNLIGNALGLNANTVSSKMASAKREIMVESAPEPIYARDGQDVLTSLMESLKSSGLANQVVEALVIDDQFYKWGGDLIKELIDEKAITLGQLIDALADSGLIPSLFQAFLNFGTLKSVIVTALAAAFGKCQNATPTSSLKTTPTGTATVSIPTATGTSGPVTCKKKKRRNY